Proteins from a single region of Rana temporaria chromosome 5, aRanTem1.1, whole genome shotgun sequence:
- the LOC120941747 gene encoding uncharacterized protein LOC120941747 isoform X1 encodes MEGPPGGQVTLEDVAVYFSEEEWWSLEAWQKELYKEVMMDNIRNLSSIEKTSLPSLVGIGTRAAQNATEKPKEVRIQNMQIQSKSTLEILTDFTLQLHGLKTGESCKRSNTAQNVSEACHEPTKSCKTMRRAGPAVKRKPVACSELMVNPQSVVCPQLMGGSEVTINPKSVVCPQLMGGSEVTINSQPVVCPQPMECSKVTINPQPVVCPQPMECSEVTINPQPVVCPQPMGGSEPPVSPCCEPMECSECPVSSCPQTAMLSKPTERISPCPQPVALIESSVRPQPMECSEPPISPCLQPVVPSKPTEGISPCLQPAVLIEQTVCPQPVECSEADTVVCPTPAVCPTPAETSKGEELHKPMESSELAKVNNQAECPPPEHPELDGHHELEKSPEPKDSPETKEADKPITEEPDSGEKLYICASCGETFDVWKFLVRHFIIHGGMKPYKCPDCDKSFTYPSKLVTHRKTHTKPKSYSCPNCNKHFTHQSNLLIHQKTHCGQKPHVCQDCGKSFMYPSKLLTHQKTHSGNKPHHCTDCGKSFIYRCMLLSHQESHNGQKPFQCSVCEKRFPRKSSLIIHMRRHTGERPYQCHICSRGFVEHAKLRRHIRVHTGEKPFQCSVCDKRFNDSSTLKRHKRMHFPLADNKQNIIDPASQYRDNYGQLGSLDTTQHMEPLGEPRLTYSHIAQPIKSEPEDLMDISSWQEPHMGRQLHSLELCQHPEPRNEHHQKYSEPWQYPESQNKRHGDYSDLRQDLEPQNKRQMEHSEPWQHLESRNKRQVDLHQYLEPQNEHPLRFSHTKSENERVFVYDERMKSSQHLEPQIERQVGHSVFHQHLEPQNKHSLRFSDYGPHIITENKGAFVFDKYVKSSQYPEPRIEQQVKHSDLRQHPEPQNEHPLRFSDLGPYTNTKNIYDKHVKSSQHPKPLNEPQVTRSDLRQQLEPRNQPQVTRSDLRQQPEPRNEPQVKRSDLCPYPELQNKWQLKFSDLGPHIKTENEEVLVYQKHLKSVQHLEPINEQQVKLSDLRQHLEPRHEKQMRHSDLHQHPEPRLKFPDLGPHIKKENEEVLIYDKHLQSQKHPETRNEQQWKHSDLLQHLEPQKEHQLTFSDLGPHVKSENKEVLVYDKPIKSQQHPEPRNEKQVKHSDLHQHLELQLERQTKHSDPHQQLEPQNENNVPHSVLFQHPQPQNKHHLTFPDLAPHIKTENEGGLVYDKHMKSQEHPEPRNEQQVKHSNLHQHLEPQKEHQLKFSDLSPHIKTENEKVVVYDKCVKSQQHPEPRHEQQNKHSDPRQRLEPQNEQNIPHSVPFQQLEPQNKHLKFSDLPRHIKTENEEVLVYEKHGKSQQRLEPQNEHQAKHSGLGQYLEPQHERQIKHSDPSQRLGPPNEKYVQHSVLFQHPELQNKRHLKFSDLGPHIKTKNEEVLVYDKQVRSQQRLEPRNEQQVKHSDLHHPKPQNEHQVKHSVFCQNPEPQNEHQLKFPDLGPQSLKHQNEHQLKFPDLGPQSLKHQNEHQLKFPDLGPQSLKHQNEHQLKFPDLGPHIKTENEEVLVYNKHLKSQQHPEPHNQQVKFSDLHQSLKHQNEHQLKFPDIGLQIKTENEEVLVYDKHLKSQPPLGPCKEQPVKFSDLLQHQEPQNENQRKFSEFAPHVKTQNKKVLAHDKQVESQQHPEPQNERQVKHPDPCQHLEPQNEKKVPYSVFFANPEPQNKHHLKVSDFSPHIKTENEEALVYDKHVNSQQHPEPHNQQVKLSDLRQPLKHQNEQLNSQPRPDPRKEQPVKHSDLLQPREPHNEHQLKFSNLAPQIKTENEEVLVYDQHLKSQPRPEPPKEQPVKQSDLLQHREPHNEHPLKFSDLAPQIKTENEEVLVYDQRLKSQPRAEPRKEQPVKRSDLLQHREPHNEHPLKFSDLAPQIKTENEEVPVYDKHLKSQPRPEPPKEQPVKRSDLLQHREPQNKKLKFSDLAPQIKTENKEVPVYDKHMTSRQEHLLNSPGGFQCFETEDEIVIKYPGRSLRMNTQPMEEVLKWSVNSQKVENEKKLMLECPVPIQHVEPQTWTVNNLQVGVQGEPTLKYSDKPPEPRNDQVLKWTVDNQRVETLNEHMLKRSQTETQNEYRLKCLDCGLVCQSLSQFIKHRRIHRIKKTRLSNFNVPSPLPVPMAEKPSEPSSMCRDLVLKNLALITATNSNSVNDFTMSGYGGKVVVGQQAFPHVTPIADTINTQVGSEIEVIQLE; translated from the coding sequence AAAAAACTTCCCTGCCATCTCTGGTCGGCATCGGGACTCGTGCGGCACAAAACGCTACCGAGAAACCCAAAGAAGTTAGGATTCAAAATATGCAAATCCAATCCAAGTCCACCCTGGAAATCCTCACCGATTTCACCTTACAGCTTCACGGTCTAAAAACGGGAGAGTCTTGTAAGCGGAGCAATACTGCGCAGAATGTCTCGGAGGCGTGCCATGAACCAACTAAGTCCTGTAAGACCATGAGGCGCGCTGGCCCAGCTGTTAAGCGTAAGCCAGTGGCGTGCAGCGAACTAATGGTCAACCCTCAATCAGTGGTGTGCCCTCAGCTAATGGGGGGCAGTGAAGTAACTATCAACCCTAAATCAGTGGTGTGCCCTCAGTTAATGGGGGGCAGTGAAGTAACTATCAACTCTCAACCAGTGGTGTGCCCTCAGCCAATGGAGTGCAGTAAAGTAACTATCAACCCTCAACCAGTGGTGTGCCCTCAGCCAATGGAGTGCAGTGAAGTAACTATCAACCCTCAACCAGTGGTGTGCCCTCAGCCAATGGGGGGCAGTGAGCCACCTGTAAGCCCATGCTGTGAGCCAATGGAGTGCAGTGAATGTCCTGTAAGTTCCTGCCCACAGACAGCGATGCTAAGTAAGCCAACTGAAAGAATAAGTCCCTGCCCTCAGCCAGTGGCACTAATTGAGTCGTCTGTGCGCCCTCAGCCAATGGAGTGCAGTGAGCCGCCTATAAGTCCCTGCCTTCAGCCAGTGGTGCCAAGTAAGCCAACCGAAGGAATAAGTCCCTGCCTTCAGCCAGCGGTGTTAATTGAGCAGACTGTGTGCCCTCAGCCAGTGGAGTGCAGTGAGGCAGATACAGTGGTGTGCCCCACGCCAGCTGTATGCCCCACGCCAGCTGAGACCAGTAAGGGAGAGGAGCTCCACAAGCCAATGGAAAGTAGTGAGCTAGCCAAGGTCAACAATCAAGCTGAATGCCCACCACCAGAACATCCTGAATTGGATGGGCACCATGAGTTAGAGAAGAGCCCAGAGCCAAAAGACTCCCCCGAAACTAAAGAGGCCGACAAACCCATCACAGAGGAACCAGACTCCGGAGAAAAACTCTATATCTGCGCCAGTTGTGGTGAAACTTTTGACGTGTGGAAATTTCTGGTTCGCCATTTCATCATTCATGGCGGGATGAAACCTTACAAGTGCCCAGACTGTGACAAATCCtttacttacccgtccaagctgGTCACCCACCGGAAAACCCACACCAAGCCCAAGTCTTACTCGTGCCCCAACTGCAACAAGCACTTCACTCACCAATCCAACCTTCTCATCCACCAGAAGACTCACTGTGGACAGAAGCCACACGTCTGCCAGGACTGTGGAAAGTCCTTCATGTACCCCTCTAAGCTACTCACTCACCAGAAAACACATTCTGGAAATAAACCTCACCATTGCACCGACTGCGGTAAAAGCTTCATCTACCGGTGCATGCTCCTCTCGCACCAGGAATCTCACAATGGCCAGAAACCGTTCCAGTGCTCGGTGTGCGAAAAACGCTTCCCTCGGAAATCCTCTCTGATTATTCACATGCGGAGGCACACCGGAGAACGCCCCTACCAATGTCACATTTGCAGTAGGGGTTTTGTTGAACATGCCAAGCTGAGGAGGCACATCAGAGTTCATACCGGAGAGAAACCTTTCCAGTGCTCCGTCTGCGACAAGAGGTTCAATGACTCTTCTACTCTGAAGCGTCACAAGCGGATGCACTTTCCATTGGCGGATAACAAACAGAACATTATAGATCCAGCTAGTCAATACAGGGACAATTATGGTCAGCTCGGTTCTTTGGACACCACCCAACACATGGAACCTCTGGGTGAACCAAGGTTGACATATTCACATATTGCTCAACCGATAAAATCTGAGCCTGAAGACTTGATGGACATTAGTTCATGGCAGGAACCTCACATGGGGCGCCAACTACACAGTTTAGAGCTGTGCCAACATCCGGAGCCCCGGAACGAACACCATCAGAAATATTCCGAACCCTGGCAATACCCGGAATCCCAAAATAAAAGACATGGGGATTATTCAGACCTTCGTCAAGATCTGGAACCTCAAAATAAACGACAGATGGAACATTCAGAACCCTGGCAACACCTGGAATCCCGAAATAAACGACAGGTGGACCTCCATCAATATCTGGAACCCCAAAATGAACACCCGCTAAgattttcacacacaaaaagTGAGAATGAAAGAGTATTCGTCTATGACGAACGCATGAAATCATCGCAACACTTGGAACCCCAAATAGAACGACAGGTGGGACATTCAGTCTTCCATCAACATCTGGAACCCCAAAATAAGCACTCACTAAGATTTTCAGACTATGGTCCACACATAATTACTGAAAATAAAGGAGCATTCGTCTTTGACAAATATGTGAAATCATCGCAATATCCAGAACCTCGAATAGAACAACAGGTGAAACATTCAGACCTCCGTCAACATCCGGAACCCCAAAATGAGCACCCGCTAAGATTTTCAGACCTTGGTCCATACACAAACACTAAGAACATCTATGATAAACACGTGAAATCGTCGCAACATCCAAAACCCCTTAATGAACCACAGGTGACTCGTTCAGACCTCCGTCAACAACTAGAACCCCGAAATCAACCACAGGTGACACGTTCAGACCTCCGTCAACAACCAGAACCCCGAAATGAACCACAGGTAAAACGGTCAGATCTTTGTCCATATCCGGAGCTTCAGAATAAATGGCAGCTAAAATTTTCAGACCTCGGTCCTCACATAAAAACTGAAAACGAAGAGGTATTAGTCTACCAGAAACACCTGAAATCAGTGCAACATCTGGAACCCATAAATGAACAGCAGGTGAAACTTTCAGACCTCCGTCAACATCTGGAACCCCGACATGAAAAACAGATGAGACATTCAGACCTTCATCAACATCCAGAACCCCGGCTGAAGTTTCCCGACCTTGGTCCacacataaaaaaagagaatgaggAGGTATTAATCTATGACAAACACCTACAATCACAGAAACATCCGGAAACCCGAAATGAACAACAGTGGAAGCATTCAGACCTCCTTCAACACCTGGAACCCCAGAAAGAACACCAGCTAACATTTTCAGACCTTGGTCCACATGTAAAATCTGAGAACAAAGAGGTATTGGTCTACGACAAACCTATAAAGTCACAGCAACATCCAGAACCCAGAAATGAAAAACAGGTGAAACATTCAGACCTCCATCAACATTTGGAACTTCAACTTGAACGACAAACAAAACATTCAGATCCCCATCAACAGCTGGAACCCCAAAATGAAAACAATGTGCCACACTCTGTCCTCTTTCAACATCCACAACCCCAGAATAAACACCATTTGACATTTCCAGACTTGGCTCCTCACATAAAAACTGAGAATGAAGGGGGATTAGTCTATGATAAACACATGAAATCACAGGAACATCCAGAACCCCGAAATGAACAACAGGTAAAACATTCAAATCTCCATCAACATCTGGAACCCCAGAAAGAACACCAGCTGAAATTTTCAGACCTCAGTCCACACATAAAAACTGAGAATGAAAAGGTTGTGGTTTATGACAAATGTGTGAAATCACAGCAACACCCAGAACCCCGTCACGAACAACAGAATAAACATTCAGATCCTCGTCAACGTCTGGAACCCCAAAATGAACAAAATATTCCACATTCTGTTCCATTTCAACAACTGGAACCCCAGAACAAACACCTGAAATTTTCAGACCTCCCTCGACACATAAAAACTGAGAATGAAGAGGTACTGGTCTACGAAAAACATGGAAAATCGCAGCAACGTCTGGAACCTCAAAATGAACATCAGGCGAAACATTCAGGCCTTGGTCAATATCTAGAACCTCAACATGAACGACAGATAAAACATTCAGATCCCAGTCAACGACTGGGACCCCCAAATGAAAAATATGTGCAACATTCTGTTCTCTTTCAACATCCGGAACTCCAGAATAAACGCCATTTGAAATTTTCAGACCTTGGTCCACACATAAAAACTAAGAACGAAGAGGTATTGGTCTACGACAAACAGGTGAGATCGCAGCAACGTCTGGAACCCCGAAATGAACAGCAGGTGAAGCATTCAGATCTCCATCATCCGAAACCTCAAAATGAACATCAGGTGAAACATTCAGTATTCTGTCAAAACCCAGAACCCCAGAATGAACATCAACTGAAATTTCCAGACCTCGGTCCACAATCCTTGAAGCACCAGAATGAACACCAGCTGAAATTTCCAGACCTCGGTCCACAATCCTTGAAGCACCAGAATGAACACCAGCTGAAATTTCCAGACCTCGGTCCACAATCCTTGAAGCACCAGAATGAACACCAGCTGAAGTTTCCAGACCTCGGCCCACACATAAAAACTGAGAATGAAGAGGTATTGGTCTATAACAAACACCTAAAATCACAGCAACATCCGGAACCCCATAATCAACAAGTGAAGTTCTCAGACCTCCATCAATCTTTGAAGCACCAGAATGAACACCAGCTGAAGTTTCCAGACATCGGTCTACAAATAAAAACTGAGAATGAAGAGGTATTAGTCTACGACAAACACCTGAAATCACAGCCACCTCTAGGACCCTGTAAGGAACAGCCTGTGAAATTTTCAGACCTCCTTCAACATCAAGAACCCCAAAATGAAAACCAACGGAAATTTTCTGAATTCGCTCCACACGTAAAAACTCAGAACAAAAAGGTATTGGCCCACGACAAACAAGTGGAATCACAGCAACATCCGGAACCCCAAAATGAACGTCAGGTGAAACATCCAGATCCCTGTCAACATCTGGAaccccaaaatgaaaaaaaggtgcCATATTCTGTCTTCTTTGCAAATCCGGAACCCCAGAATAAACACCATTTGAAAGTTTCAGACTTTTCTCCACACATTAAAACTGAGAATGAAGAGGCATTAGTCTATGACAAACATGTGAATTCACAGCAACATCCAGAACCCCATAATCAGCAAGTGAAACTTTCAGACCTCCGTCAACCTCTGAAGCACCAGAATGAACAACTAAATTCACAGCCACGTCCGGATCCCCGTAAGGAACAGCCAGTGAAACATTCAGACCTCCTCCAACCTCGAGAACCTCATAATGAGCACCAGCTGAAATTCTCCAACCTCGCTCCACAAATAAAAACTGAGAATGAAGAGGTATTAGTCTACGACCAACACCTGAAATCACAGCCACGTCCGGAACCCCCTAAGGAACAGCCAGTGAAACAATCAGACCTCCTCCAACATCGAGAACCTCATAATGAGCACCCGCTGAAATTCTCTGACCTCGCTCCACAAATAAAAACTGAGAATGAAGAGGTATTAGTCTACGACCAACGCCTGAAATCACAGCCACGTGCGGAACCCCGTAAGGAACAGCCAGTGAAACGTTCAGACCTCCTCCAACATCGAGAACCTCATAATGAGCACCCGCTGAAATTCTCCGACCTCGCTCCACAAATAAAAACTGAGAATGAAGAGGTACCGGTCTACGACAAACACCTGAAATCACAGCCACGTCCGGAACCCCCTAAGGAACAGCCAGTGAAACGTTCAGACCTCCTTCAACATCGAGAACCCCAGAATAAAAAGTTGAAATTTTCAGACCTTGCTCCACAAATAAAAACTGAGAATAAAGAGGTACCGGTATACGACAAACACATGACGTCACGGCAGGAACACCTACTGAATTCTCCAGGTGGCTTCCAATGCTTTGAGACTGAAGATGAAATTGTGATTAAATACCCGGGAAGAAGCCTTCGCATGAACACCCAGCCAATGGAGGAAGTCTTGAAGTGGTCGGTCAATAGCCAAAAAGTGGAAAACGAGAAGAAACTTATGCTGGAATGTCCGGTACCCATTCAACACGTAGAGCCCCAAACGTGGACAGTCAACAACCTACAGGTGGGAGTTCAGGGGGAACCCACGTTGAAATATTCGGATAAACCTCCAGAACCACGTAACGATCAGGTACTGAAGTGGACTGTCGACAACCAGCGAGTGGAAACCTTGAACGAACACATGTTGAAACGATCGCAGACGGAAACTCAGAATGAATACCGGTTGAAGTGCTTAGACTGCGGCCTGGTCTGTCAGTCGCTGTCGCAGTTCATAAAACACAGGCGCATCCATAGAATTAAGAAGACGAGACTGTCCAACTTTAATGTCCCGTCGCCATTGCCGGTTCCTATGGCCGAGAAACCGAGCGAGCCCAGCAGCATGTGCCGGGACCTTGTACTAAAAAACTTGGCCCTTATCACAGCTACAAACTCGAACAGTGTCAATGATTTTACCATGAGCGGGTATGGAGGCAAGGTGGTGGTTGGTCAACAGGCCTTTCCACACGTAACCCCCATAGCAGATACAATTAATACACAAGTTGGAAGTGAAATCGAAGTGATACAACTTGAATAG